A genomic segment from Triticum dicoccoides isolate Atlit2015 ecotype Zavitan chromosome 1A, WEW_v2.0, whole genome shotgun sequence encodes:
- the LOC119283798 gene encoding WEB family protein At2g38370-like isoform X2, translating into MKVEEQTVKVEMGLFVKESETFKVLKELESTKQVIDDLKLQIEKATSECGNAATDHADTMKIHPPPDIERKVDDHAEPLIQSINAIQSPLATLMKLNQAKAFLNMDTVKMFKCQIEEEKASLERTRERVQLNIEKASALEAELSKTAAQLQAAKDPKPVLEPYDIWLQMKQLNAEKDKHRKMVEDSKLEIGELTSTIEHTRSKAKTLQFRIVMADKLKEASRRGEAFALAAMGKRSNVEDPESATSDVTLSVEEHSKLLREAEESEVASRNRIDAAMQELDQAKQGRVELLERVDEAMAAVESSRKVLEEALKREESANKAKLAAEDALRRLRSDQIILNWRPTGNSNSRNNSVKFKTSATPATPRKVGTGIYDVNGLSLVATTPKSTKAMSIGQILSMKLDCEFETATGKTTGKTASSAKKKKVSLGQMLSQKYEMYSPMRIDHDGASRKQFQPRRRRLGFVVYALLLARQKHRKRQQARASSCTKVV; encoded by the coding sequence ATGAAAGTTGAGGAACAAACCGTGAAGGTCGAGATGGGGCTCTTTGTTAAGGAAAGCGAAACATTCAAGGTGCTGAAAGAGTTGGAGTCAACAAAGCAGGTTATTGATGACTTGAAGTTGCAGATAGAGAAGGCAACATCAGAGTGTGGAAATGCAGCAACAGATCATGCTGATACCATGAAGATACATCCACCTCCTGATATAGAACGGAAAGTGGACGACCATGCCGAGCCACTGATCCAGAGCATAAATGCCATACAGTCTCCACTAGCCACACTGATGAAGCTGAATCAGGCAAAAGCATTCCTGAACATGGACACTGTCAAGATGTTCAAGTGCCAGATAGAGGAGGAGAAAGCATCCCTCGAGAGAACCCGTGAGAGGGTGCAGTTGAATATAGAGAAAGCTTCAGCATTGGAAGCAGAGTTGAGCAAAACTGCCGCGCAGCTACAAGCAGCAAAAGACCCGAAACCTGTGCTGGAACCTTATGACATATGGCTGCAGATGAAGCAGTTGAATGCCGAAAAAGACAAGCACAGGAAGATGGTCGAGGACTCGAAGCTCGAGATTGGTGAATTGACTTCCACAATTGAGCACACAAGATCTAAGGCGAAGACTCTTCAGTTCAGGATCGTCATGGCCGATAAATTGAAGGAAGCCTCAAGGCGGGGAGAAGCTTTCGCCCTCGCGGCGATGGGAAAAAGAAGCAACGTGGAGGACCCGGAGAGCGCTACATCCGACGTCACACTTTCTGTTGAAGAACACTCCAAGCTCCTGCGCGAGGCGGAAGAATCAGAGGTTGCCTCTAGGAACAGAATAGACGCGGCAATGCAGGAGCTGGATCAGGCAAAGCAGGGCAGGGTAGAACTTCTGGAAAGAGTGGACGAGGCAATGGCCGCCGTCGAGTCCAGCAGGAAGGTTCTGGAGGAGGCCCTGAAGAGGGAGGAGTCCGCAAACAAAGCTAAGCTCGCAGCCGAAGATGCTCTCCGGAGGCTGCGGTCCGACCAAATAATTCTGAACTGGCGACCGACCGGTAACAGTAACAGCAGAAATAATTCTGTGAAGTTCAAGACCTCGGCAACGCCAGCAACACCCCGAAAGGTGGGCACGGGGATCTACGACGTGAACGGCCTGAGCCTGGTGGCCACCACGCCGAAGAGCACCAAGGCCATGTCCATCGGGCAGATCCTGAGCATGAAGCTCGACTGTGAGTTTGAGACTGCCACTGGGAAGACTACTGGTAAGACGGCGAGTTcagcgaagaagaagaaggtgtCTCTGGGGCAGATGCTCAGCCAGAAGTACGAGATGTACTCGCCGATGAGGATAGATCATGATGGCGCGTCCCGCAAGCAGTTCCAGCCCAGGCGGCGCAGGCTGGGGTTCGTGGTGTACGCGCTGCTCCTGGCCAGGCAGAAGCACAGGAAGAGGCAGCAAGCCCGGGCATCCTCCTGCACCAAGGTCGTGTAG
- the LOC119283798 gene encoding WEB family protein At2g38370-like isoform X1 — protein sequence MAEVAAHALAAMRGRGEVDTSSQFESVRQAVDRFGGGAVSPWRQPPSPPPPLQLRPEEVELMKVEEQTVKVEMGLFVKESETFKVLKELESTKQVIDDLKLQIEKATSECGNAATDHADTMKIHPPPDIERKVDDHAEPLIQSINAIQSPLATLMKLNQAKAFLNMDTVKMFKCQIEEEKASLERTRERVQLNIEKASALEAELSKTAAQLQAAKDPKPVLEPYDIWLQMKQLNAEKDKHRKMVEDSKLEIGELTSTIEHTRSKAKTLQFRIVMADKLKEASRRGEAFALAAMGKRSNVEDPESATSDVTLSVEEHSKLLREAEESEVASRNRIDAAMQELDQAKQGRVELLERVDEAMAAVESSRKVLEEALKREESANKAKLAAEDALRRLRSDQIILNWRPTGNSNSRNNSVKFKTSATPATPRKVGTGIYDVNGLSLVATTPKSTKAMSIGQILSMKLDCEFETATGKTTGKTASSAKKKKVSLGQMLSQKYEMYSPMRIDHDGASRKQFQPRRRRLGFVVYALLLARQKHRKRQQARASSCTKVV from the exons ATGGCGGAAGTAGCGGCGCACGCGCTGGCGGCAATGCGGGGGCGCGGCGAGGTGGACACGTCGTCCCAGTTCGAGTCTGTGCGCCAGGCCGTCGACCgcttcggcggcggcgccgtctccCCGTGGcgccagccgccgtcgccgccgccgccgctccagctCCGGCCGGAG GAGGTAGAACTCATGAAAGTTGAGGAACAAACCGTGAAGGTCGAGATGGGGCTCTTTGTTAAGGAAAGCGAAACATTCAAGGTGCTGAAAGAGTTGGAGTCAACAAAGCAGGTTATTGATGACTTGAAGTTGCAGATAGAGAAGGCAACATCAGAGTGTGGAAATGCAGCAACAGATCATGCTGATACCATGAAGATACATCCACCTCCTGATATAGAACGGAAAGTGGACGACCATGCCGAGCCACTGATCCAGAGCATAAATGCCATACAGTCTCCACTAGCCACACTGATGAAGCTGAATCAGGCAAAAGCATTCCTGAACATGGACACTGTCAAGATGTTCAAGTGCCAGATAGAGGAGGAGAAAGCATCCCTCGAGAGAACCCGTGAGAGGGTGCAGTTGAATATAGAGAAAGCTTCAGCATTGGAAGCAGAGTTGAGCAAAACTGCCGCGCAGCTACAAGCAGCAAAAGACCCGAAACCTGTGCTGGAACCTTATGACATATGGCTGCAGATGAAGCAGTTGAATGCCGAAAAAGACAAGCACAGGAAGATGGTCGAGGACTCGAAGCTCGAGATTGGTGAATTGACTTCCACAATTGAGCACACAAGATCTAAGGCGAAGACTCTTCAGTTCAGGATCGTCATGGCCGATAAATTGAAGGAAGCCTCAAGGCGGGGAGAAGCTTTCGCCCTCGCGGCGATGGGAAAAAGAAGCAACGTGGAGGACCCGGAGAGCGCTACATCCGACGTCACACTTTCTGTTGAAGAACACTCCAAGCTCCTGCGCGAGGCGGAAGAATCAGAGGTTGCCTCTAGGAACAGAATAGACGCGGCAATGCAGGAGCTGGATCAGGCAAAGCAGGGCAGGGTAGAACTTCTGGAAAGAGTGGACGAGGCAATGGCCGCCGTCGAGTCCAGCAGGAAGGTTCTGGAGGAGGCCCTGAAGAGGGAGGAGTCCGCAAACAAAGCTAAGCTCGCAGCCGAAGATGCTCTCCGGAGGCTGCGGTCCGACCAAATAATTCTGAACTGGCGACCGACCGGTAACAGTAACAGCAGAAATAATTCTGTGAAGTTCAAGACCTCGGCAACGCCAGCAACACCCCGAAAGGTGGGCACGGGGATCTACGACGTGAACGGCCTGAGCCTGGTGGCCACCACGCCGAAGAGCACCAAGGCCATGTCCATCGGGCAGATCCTGAGCATGAAGCTCGACTGTGAGTTTGAGACTGCCACTGGGAAGACTACTGGTAAGACGGCGAGTTcagcgaagaagaagaaggtgtCTCTGGGGCAGATGCTCAGCCAGAAGTACGAGATGTACTCGCCGATGAGGATAGATCATGATGGCGCGTCCCGCAAGCAGTTCCAGCCCAGGCGGCGCAGGCTGGGGTTCGTGGTGTACGCGCTGCTCCTGGCCAGGCAGAAGCACAGGAAGAGGCAGCAAGCCCGGGCATCCTCCTGCACCAAGGTCGTGTAG
- the LOC119283828 gene encoding CBL-interacting protein kinase 28-like isoform X1 yields the protein MEERSVLTQRYEIGRQLGQGTFAKVYYARNLANGQSVAIKILDKDKILKVGLVDQIKREISIMRIVRHPNVLQLFEVMATRSKIYFVLEYAKGGELFNKLAKGKLSEEGARTYFHQLISAIDYCHSRGVYHRDLKPENLLVDEYGTLRVSDFGLSALTKSKWRDGLLHTACGTPAYVAPEVLSRKGYNGAKADVWSCGVILFVLVAGYLPFHERNLMELYRKIAKAEYRCPRYFSTDLKELLSGILDPDPNTRMSIARIKRSPWYRKPVERTPLRKDKTYASEAAASGLPCRKSSDGPASMNAFNIISLTPGFDLSGLFDERYSQREARFASNEPPAAVFVKLEELAQRMKLKVTKKDNGAMKLAAPREGKKGTLEFEAEIYELASSFLLVELKKTNGDTMEYQKLLKEDIRPSLKDIVWSWHGDVQQQAQLPQDPQWPPPQQAQQPQDRQWPPPLPPQRLEHLAANAPPPQ from the coding sequence ATGGAAGAGAGGAGTGTTTTGACCCAGCGTTATGAAATCGGGAGGCAATTAGGACAAGGCACCTTTGCAAAGGTATACTATGCTCGCAATCTAGCAAATGGTCAGTCTGTTGCCATAAAAATACTCGATAAGGACAAGATCTTGAAGGTTGGTCTGGTGGATCAGATAAAGAGGGAGATCTCGATAATGAGAATTGTAAGGCATCCGAATGTTCTGCAGCTTTTTGAGGTAATGGCTACCAGGAGCAAGATTTACTTCGTTCTGGAGTACGCTAAAGGCGGTGAGCTTTTCAACAAATTAGCCAAGGGGAAGCTTAGTGAGGAGGGGGCAAGGACATATTTTCACCAGTTGATCTCTGCTATAGATTATTGCCACAGTAGAGGTGTTTACCATCGTGACTTGAAGCCTGAAAATCTACTAGTGGATGAGTATGGGACCCTTAGGGTCTCTGATTTTGGTTTAAGTGCGCTAACCAAGTCAAAGTGGCGAGATGGTCTGCTCCACACCGCATGTGGAACTCCGGCTTATGTTGCTCCGGAAGTGCTCAGCAGGAAAGGCTACAATGGTGCAAAGGCAGATGTATGGTCTTGTGGAGTGATTCTGTTTGTTCTTGTTGCCGGTTATCTTCCTTTCCATGAAAGAAACCTTATGGAGTTGTATAGAAAGATTGCTAAGGCTGAGTACAGATGCCCTCGTTATTTTTCCACTGACCTGAAGGAGCTCCTTAGTGGGATCCTTGATCCAGATCCTAATACTAGAATGTCCATCGCAAGGATAAAGAGAAGTCCTTGGTATAGGAAGCCGGTTGAGAGAACACCACTGAGAAAAGACAAGACTTATGCGAGCGAAGCTGCTGCGTCTGGCCTTCCATGTCGCAAGAGTTCCGATGGACCGGCGAGCATGAATGCATTTAATATCATTTCCCTCACTCCTGGGTTCGATCTATCTGGTTTGTTCGATGAAAGATATAGCCAAAGGGAGGCACGATTTGCTTCCAATGAGCCGCCAGCAGCTGTATTTGTGAAGCTGGAGGAACTTGCCCAACGCATGAAGCTTAAAGTTACAAAGAAAGACAATGGAGCGATGAAATTGGCCGCGCCGAGGGAAGGAAAGAAGGGTACTCTTGAGTTTGAAGCAGAAATCTATGAGCTCGCGTCGTCTTTTCTCTTAGTCGAGTTGAAGAAGACCAATGGTGACACTATGGAGTACCAGAAACTGTTGAAAGAAGACATTAGGCCGTCACTCAAGGACATTGTTTGGTCATGGCATGGCGATGTTCAGCAGCAGGCGCAGCTACCTCAGGATCCACAGTGGCCACCACCGCAGCAGGCACAGCAACCTCAGGATCGACAGTGGCCGCCGCCGCTCCCACCACAGCGGTTAGAACATTTAGCTGCAAATGCCCCACCGCCACAATAA
- the LOC119283828 gene encoding CBL-interacting protein kinase 28-like isoform X2 → MLFNVPILPFQISEFALVEFVRLVSVEERSVLTQRYEIGRQLGQGTFAKVYYARNLANGQSVAIKILDKDKILKVGLVDQIKREISIMRIVRHPNVLQLFEVMATRSKIYFVLEYAKGGELFNKLAKGKLSEEGARTYFHQLISAIDYCHSRGVYHRDLKPENLLVDEYGTLRVSDFGLSALTKSKWRDGLLHTACGTPAYVAPEVLSRKGYNGAKADVWSCGVILFVLVAGYLPFHERNLMELYRKIAKAEYRCPRYFSTDLKELLSGILDPDPNTRMSIARIKRSPWYRKPVERTPLRKDKTYASEAAASGLPCRKSSDGPASMNAFNIISLTPGFDLSGLFDERYSQREARFASNEPPAAVFVKLEELAQRMKLKVTKKDNGAMKLAAPREGKKGTLEFEAEIYELASSFLLVELKKTNGDTMEYQKLLKEDIRPSLKDIVWSWHGDVQQQAQLPQDPQWPPPQQAQQPQDRQWPPPLPPQRLEHLAANAPPPQ, encoded by the exons ATGCTGTTTAATGTCCCAATTTTACCATTTCAGATCTCAGAATTTGCCCTG GTAGAATTTGTCAGGCTGGTGAGTG TGGAAGAGAGGAGTGTTTTGACCCAGCGTTATGAAATCGGGAGGCAATTAGGACAAGGCACCTTTGCAAAGGTATACTATGCTCGCAATCTAGCAAATGGTCAGTCTGTTGCCATAAAAATACTCGATAAGGACAAGATCTTGAAGGTTGGTCTGGTGGATCAGATAAAGAGGGAGATCTCGATAATGAGAATTGTAAGGCATCCGAATGTTCTGCAGCTTTTTGAGGTAATGGCTACCAGGAGCAAGATTTACTTCGTTCTGGAGTACGCTAAAGGCGGTGAGCTTTTCAACAAATTAGCCAAGGGGAAGCTTAGTGAGGAGGGGGCAAGGACATATTTTCACCAGTTGATCTCTGCTATAGATTATTGCCACAGTAGAGGTGTTTACCATCGTGACTTGAAGCCTGAAAATCTACTAGTGGATGAGTATGGGACCCTTAGGGTCTCTGATTTTGGTTTAAGTGCGCTAACCAAGTCAAAGTGGCGAGATGGTCTGCTCCACACCGCATGTGGAACTCCGGCTTATGTTGCTCCGGAAGTGCTCAGCAGGAAAGGCTACAATGGTGCAAAGGCAGATGTATGGTCTTGTGGAGTGATTCTGTTTGTTCTTGTTGCCGGTTATCTTCCTTTCCATGAAAGAAACCTTATGGAGTTGTATAGAAAGATTGCTAAGGCTGAGTACAGATGCCCTCGTTATTTTTCCACTGACCTGAAGGAGCTCCTTAGTGGGATCCTTGATCCAGATCCTAATACTAGAATGTCCATCGCAAGGATAAAGAGAAGTCCTTGGTATAGGAAGCCGGTTGAGAGAACACCACTGAGAAAAGACAAGACTTATGCGAGCGAAGCTGCTGCGTCTGGCCTTCCATGTCGCAAGAGTTCCGATGGACCGGCGAGCATGAATGCATTTAATATCATTTCCCTCACTCCTGGGTTCGATCTATCTGGTTTGTTCGATGAAAGATATAGCCAAAGGGAGGCACGATTTGCTTCCAATGAGCCGCCAGCAGCTGTATTTGTGAAGCTGGAGGAACTTGCCCAACGCATGAAGCTTAAAGTTACAAAGAAAGACAATGGAGCGATGAAATTGGCCGCGCCGAGGGAAGGAAAGAAGGGTACTCTTGAGTTTGAAGCAGAAATCTATGAGCTCGCGTCGTCTTTTCTCTTAGTCGAGTTGAAGAAGACCAATGGTGACACTATGGAGTACCAGAAACTGTTGAAAGAAGACATTAGGCCGTCACTCAAGGACATTGTTTGGTCATGGCATGGCGATGTTCAGCAGCAGGCGCAGCTACCTCAGGATCCACAGTGGCCACCACCGCAGCAGGCACAGCAACCTCAGGATCGACAGTGGCCGCCGCCGCTCCCACCACAGCGGTTAGAACATTTAGCTGCAAATGCCCCACCGCCACAATAA
- the LOC119283817 gene encoding DNA replication licensing factor MCM3-like: MDVNEEAMAANKRAFLDFLDQDVGKGVYMQAVRDMVQSKRHRLTIGMDDLRNHNLDLARRVIRSPGEFMQPASDAVTEVARNLDPKFLKEGERVLVGFTGPFGFHRVTPRDLMSSFIGTMVCVEGIVTKCSLVRPKVVKSVHYCPATAAFMSREYRDITSFVGLPTGSVYPTRDENGNLLVTEYGMCQYKDHQTLSMQEVPENAAPGQLPRTVDVIVEDDLVDCCKPGDRVSIVGLYKALPGKSKGSVSGVFRTVLIANNVSLLNKEANAPVYTREDLKRMKEISRRNDTFDLLGNSLAPSIYGHIWIKKAVVLLMLGGVEKNLKNGTHLRGDINMMMVGDPSVAKSQLLRAVMNIAPLAISTTGRGSSGVGLTAAVTSDQETGERRLEAGAMVLADRGVVCIDEFDKMNDQDRVAIHEVMEQQTVTIAKAGIHASLNARCSVIAAANPIYGSYDRSITPTKNIGLPDSLLSRFDLLFIVLDQMDAEIDRQISEHVARMHRYCADDGGARSFDKAGYAEEEDGDANAAIFVKYDRMLHGQDRRRGKKAKQDRLTIKFLKKYIHYAKNLIQPRLTDEASDHIATTYAELRDGSANAKAGGGTLPITARTLETIIRLSTAHAKMKLRHEVLKTDVEAALQVLNFAIFHKELTDMEDREQRETEKQQTEQDAGAGGDNVDGPGGASGGNADVHGSSDDPMDVDGGSGNASNDQDVSSQRMEAFEAILGQHVLANHVDQMSIDEVEQTVNRDAAVAYTRGQVEFILERMQDANRIMIRDGVVRII; the protein is encoded by the exons atgGACGTCAACGAGGAGGCCATGGCGGCCAACAAGCGCGCCTTCCTCGACTTCCTCGACCAAGAC GTCGGGAAGGGAGTGTACATGCAGGCCGTGCGCGACATGGTGCAGAGCAAGCGCCACCGGCTCACCATCGGCATGGACGACCTCCGCAACCACAACCTCGACCTCGCCCGCAG GGTGATACGGAGCCCCGGGGAGTTCATGCAGCCGGCGTCGGACGCCGTGACGGAGGTGGCCAGGAACCTGGATCCCAAGTTCCTCAAGGAAGGGGAGCGCGTGCTCGTGGGCTTCACCGGCCCGTTCGGCTTCCACAGGGTCACGCCCAGGGACCTCATGTCCTCCTTCATCGGCACCATGGTCTGCGTCGAGGGCATCGTCACCAAAT GCTCACTGGTGAGGCCGAAGGTTGTTAAGAGTGTGCACTACTGCCCTGCCACTGCGGCTTTTATGTCTCGTGAATACAGGGACATTACATCTTTTGTAGGCTTACCTACTGGTTCAGTTTATCCAACAAGG GATGAAAATGGCAATTTGTTGGTCACCGAGTATGGGATGTGTCAATACAAGGATCACCAGACATTGTCCATGCAAGAGGTTCCTGAAAATGCTGCCCCTGGACAGCTCCCAAGAACTGTGGATGTTATTGTAGAAGATGATCTTGTAGATTGTTGCAAGCCAGGTGACCGTGTCTCAATTGTTGGTCTATACAAGGCTCTTCCAGGGAAAAGCAAGGGCAGTGTTAGTGGTGTCTTCAG GACTGTCCTTATTGCTAATAATGTTTCACTTCTGAACAAAGAGGCAAATGCGCCTGTCTATACTCGGGAAGATCTGAAGCGAATGAAAGAAATATCAAGGAGAAATGATACATTTGACTTGCTGGGGAATTCACTTGCTCCATCAATTTATGGCCATATCTGGATAAAGAAGGCAGTTGTACTCTTAATGCTTGGTGGTGTTGAGAAGAATTTGAAAAATGGAACTCACTTGAGAGG AGATATTAACATGATGATGGTGGGAGATCCTTCTGTTGCCAAGTCCCAGCTTCTGAGAGCTGTTATGAACATAGCCCCATTGGCTATATCAACAACTGGAAGGGGTTCATCTGGTGTTGGTTTGACTGCTGCTGTCACTTCTGACCAAGAGACTG GGGAAAGAAGGCTTGAGGCTGGTGCCATGGTTCTTGCTGATCGTGGCGTTGTCTGCATTGATGAATTTGATAAGATGAATGATCAAGACCGAGTTGCTATACATGAAGTTATGGAACAGCAAACTGTGACCATTGCCAAGGCAGGAATACATGCATCGCTAAATGCAAGATGTAGTGTAATTGCTGCAGCAAATCCAATATATGGATCT TATGATCGTTCAATAACACCAACAAAGAACATTGGGCTTCCAGATTCACTGCTCTCTCGTTTTGATTTGCTTTTTATTGTTCTGGATCAAATGGATGCTGAGATCGATCGCCAGATTTCAGAACATGTTGCACGGATGCATAGATACTGTGCTGATGATGGAG GAGCAAGGTCTTTTGATAAAGCAGGatatgctgaagaagaagatggtgatgcCAATGCAGCCATATTTGTTAAATATGATAGAATGCTCCATGGGCAGGATAGAAGGCGGGGCAAGAAGGCCAAACAGGACAGGctgactatcaaattcctgaagAAATATATACATTATGCGAAGAACCTTATTCAGCCTAGGCTCACTGATGAG GCATCTGACCACATTGCAACTACATATGCTGAGCTCAGAGATGGTAGTGCAAATGCAAAG GCTGGTGGAGGTACCCTTCCAATTACTGCGAGGACACTGGAAACAATAATTCGTCTATCTACTGCCCATGCAAAGATGAAACTGAGACATGAG GTTCTTAAAACTGATGTCGAGGCTGCACTGCAAGTTCTGAATTTTGCAATATTCCATAAGGAATTGACTGACATGGAAGACCGTGAGCAGAGggagactgaaaaacaacaaactgAACAAGATGCAGGTGCAGGTGGTGATAATGTAGATGGGCCTGGAGGTGCAAGCGGTGGCAATGCAGACGTGCATGGAAG CTCTGACGACCCAATGGATGTGGATGGAGGCTCAGGCAATGCATCAAATGATCAGGATGTTTCTTCACAGAG AATGGAAGCATTTGAGGCGATTCTTGGACAGCATGTGCTGGCAAACCATGTTGATCAAATGTCCATTGATGAAGTTGAGCAAACAGTCAACAGAGATGCAGCTGTTGCTTACACTAGGGGCCAAGTAGAGTTCATCCTGGAG AGGATGCAAGATGCAAACAGGATAATGATAAGGGATGGCGTTGTTCGCATCATCTAA